One genomic window of Vibrio ziniensis includes the following:
- a CDS encoding polysaccharide lyase — MQKALLFILLLLSGCVNYGIPELQCPSNDVKKSPQYYRFSDLSQINDWGHHYSYPYSAQIVSDPMDDSNKVLRVEIREGDTYRTYTGERHRAEIYEAYKANFNQLTHYSFRVLIPDEWQFVDVRSLIAQWHATPDRHLGEISRSPNLGIELRNDRFVIRGQASQVPVNTDNKKGMQRKTHYVSEPIKRNFWYQFDVVVNWSYEENGVIQISINSEPVVNFNGATSYYDCIGPYFKMGIYRDDTPKTFVIYFDDYQRNIL; from the coding sequence ATGCAAAAGGCCTTATTATTTATCTTGTTGTTGCTTTCTGGGTGTGTCAATTATGGTATACCAGAACTTCAATGTCCTTCGAATGACGTTAAGAAAAGCCCGCAATACTATAGATTTAGTGATTTATCACAAATAAATGATTGGGGGCATCATTATAGCTATCCATACTCTGCACAAATTGTTTCAGATCCTATGGATGATAGTAATAAAGTGCTACGTGTCGAAATCAGAGAAGGCGATACATATCGGACATATACAGGAGAACGGCACAGAGCGGAAATTTATGAAGCTTACAAAGCGAATTTTAATCAGCTCACACACTATTCTTTTCGTGTTTTGATTCCTGATGAATGGCAATTTGTAGATGTACGCTCTTTGATCGCGCAGTGGCATGCAACACCAGATAGGCACTTAGGAGAAATCAGTAGGAGTCCTAATTTGGGGATTGAACTCCGCAACGACAGATTTGTAATTCGGGGACAGGCGAGTCAAGTTCCAGTCAATACTGATAATAAGAAGGGAATGCAGCGTAAAACTCATTATGTAAGTGAACCAATAAAGAGAAATTTTTGGTATCAGTTTGATGTCGTTGTGAATTGGAGTTATGAGGAAAATGGTGTAATACAAATTAGTATTAATAGCGAACCAGTTGTAAATTTTAACGGTGCAACCAGCTATTACGATTGTATTGGACCTTATTTTAAAATGGGCATATATCGTGACGATACGCCGAAAACGTTTGTGATTTATTTTGATGATTATCAGCGTAATATTTTATAA